The genomic window CTATTCTATCTTGCTTGTGAATAAAATCTCTGGAATTACTTATAAGGCCATGAGGTGATATTCTCCCTGCATACTCCGGGGAGTTGTCCGTATATGCATTAGAAAGAGTTTGACCCCTTAGAATCAGGAGAGGAATACTATGCTCACGAAGAAACTTGCGGACCACCTTATCGTGCATTCCCCCTACTGCGGCGAGATAAGGGAAATAATTAGCGGGAGGGATTACGACAAGCTCGGCATAGCGGTTGCAGTCGATATCAAGCCCACCACGGCGCATTATCACAAAACCTTCGACGAGATCTACTTCGTTCTCGACGGCGAGCTCGAGCTCGAGTTCTACGACCCGGATGCGGATAAGACCTGGAACGAAGTATTGTCCGCGAACGAGTTGGTAGTTGTCTCGAAAGGCGTGCATCATAAAGTCGTCCGAGCATCCGACCACAACAGGCTTTGCGTCGTGAGCGTCCCGCCGTTCCACGCGGACGATGAAAACCCGTCGGCGAAGATCTGATATACGGCGCTTTGTGGTCGGGAATTATTCATAATTTGATTATGCCTGCCGTGAAAGTATAATTTTTACGACTGGTAATGTCCGTGTCCGCTTTGTTTAACGAGCGGTAGCGGACCAAATTCTCAATGTATACGGGGTTTAACGAATGAAATTTGAAGGCACTGAAAATTATATATCCACGAGGGACTTGAATCTCGCGGTAAACGCTTCCATCACACTTCAGCGGCCGTTACTAATTAAGGGCGAGCCCGGAACGGGCAAGACCATGCTCGCCTTCGAGGTGGCCGAAGCCTTGGGCAAAGAGCTTATCACCTGGCACGTGAAATCAACCACGACCGCGCAGCAAGGGCTTTACGAATACGACGCCGTGTCCAGGCTCCGCGATTCCCAGCTCGGCGACGAGCGCGTCAACGACATCTCGCATTACATAAAAAAGGGGAAGCTCTGGGAAGCGTTCGATTCAGACGAGCAGGTCGTGCTGCTGATCGACGAGATAGACAAGGCCGATATCGAGTTTCCGAACGACCTGCTTCTTGAGCTCGACAGGATGGAATTCTACTGCTACGAGCTCCACAAGACAATCAGGGCAAAGGAGCGGCCTATCGTGATAATAACCTCGAATAACGAAAAGGAGCTCCCGGACGCGTTTCTGAGGAGATGCTTCTTCCATTACATCAGCTTCCCCGACAGGGAAACGCTCAAGGCGATAGTGAAGGTGCATCACCCCAAGCTCGAGGACAAGCTCATCGATAACGCTATGGGCATATTCTACGACCTACGGGAAATAGACGGCCTCAAGAAGAAGCCCTCAACGAGCGAGCTCATAGACTGGCTCAAGCTCATCATCGTGGGAAAGATAACGGAGGCCGAGCTCGGCTCAGTCGACCTCGCGGAGAAGCTCCCACCCTTCGCGGGAGCGCTCCTCAAGAACGAGCAGGACCAGGAGCTGCTCACCCGGATAAGGCTCAGGTTCAGGCGATGAGAAATGGGCGACGGGAAAGATTGAGATACTCGCGGCGGTCTTAGTAAAGGTGAGAATATGTTTCTGGATTTTTTTCTATTGCTTAAAAAAGACGGCATCCCGGTAACGATAAAGGAATACCTCACGTTTCTCGAAGCCCTCGACGAGGGCATAGCCGAGTACAGCGTCGACGATTTCTACTACCTCTCGCGCACCTCTCTCGTCAAGCACGAGCACCATCTCGACAGGTTCGACCTGCTGTTCAAATATTTCTTCGAAGGGGTCGAGAAGATAAACGTAGACGACCTCATGAAGATCCCCGGGGACTGGCTCCGTAAGAGCTTCGTCAACGCCCTTACGGACGAGGAGAAGGCGCTGATAAAGTCCATGGGCGGCCTCGACAAGCTTCTCGAGCGCCTTAAGGAGCTGATGCGGGAGCAGAAAAGCAGGCACCAGGGCGGAAACACATGGATAGGGACTGGAGGCACTTCTCCTTTCGGGGCTTACGGGTTCAATCCCGAAGGCATAAGGATAGGGCAGGAAGAGGGGAGGAACAGGAGGGCTGTAAAGGTCTGGGACAAGCGGGAGTTCAAAGACCTCGACGACGGCATCGAGCTTCAGACGAGGAACATGAAGATGGCGCTCAGAAGACTCCGCATACTCACGCGCGAAGGGGTGAAGGAGGAGCTCGACCTCGAGAAGACGATAGACAGGACTTCGAGGAACGCCGGACTGCTGGAGCTCGAGATGGTCCCAGCGAAAAAGAACAACGTGAAGGTGCTCCTCTTCCTCGATATCGGGGGGTCGATGGACGACCACATAGAGCTCTGTTCGCGGCTGTTCTCGGCCGCCAAATATGAATTCAAGCATCTGGAGCATTTCTATTTCCACAACTGTCTCTATGAGTTCGTCTGGAAAAACAACCGGCGCAGGTGGCAGGAAACTGTCCCCACTTTCCAGGTGCTCCACACGTACAACAGCGATTACAAGGTTATTGTCGTGGGCGACGCCTCCATGTCTCCATACGAGCTCTTATATCAGAACGGGAGCGTCGAGCACAATAACGACGAGCCTGGGTTCGTGTGGTTAGAGCGTTTGAAGTCCCAGTATCCCGACATCGTCTGGCTCAATCCCGTGCCCGTCAAGCAGTGGAAATATACCGAGTCTATCGGGATGGTGAGGAAGTTCATGAACGACCGCATGTTCCCCCTCACCCTTTCAGGACTGCAGAATGCTATCAAGGCCCTAAAAGACAAGAAGGTGAAGTTCGAGGGACATTAGCAAATTATTTGTTATTCTGAACTCGATTCAGAATCTCGTTTTTCTTGTATTATTCTCTCGCTTGACGAGCCGCAATCTTGAATAACTAAACAATATATGCCCCTCGCTATAGACCACATCAACATCGTAGTTTCGGACCTCGAAAGATCCGTGAAATTTTATACGGAGCTCCTCGGATTCAATGAATCGAAGAGGGCGCACCTAGAAGGCGAGTGGATAGAGTCGATCGTGGGGTTGAATGGCGTCGTCGCGGACGTCGCGTTCATCGTCGCCCCCGCGGGCGAGCCGAGGATAGAGCTCCTATGCTATAAGACACCGCAGGGCGAAGCAATCCCCGCTAATTCCCTCGCGAACACGGTCGGGATAAGGCACATCGCGTTTAGGGTGGATGATATATATGCGGCTTCTGAAAAGCTGAAGAACGCTGGGGTGAAGCTCATAGGCGAGCCCGTCGTCGTCCCCGAGACCGTTGTCACTCACGACGCGGGTCACAAGATGCTCTGCTACTTTCACGACCCGGACGGAGTGCTCCTCGAAATTACCGAGTACAAGTGATTTCCCGAATCGAATACCGCTTATGGCTTCCGTGGTGGAGAGCGGAGAGCGTTCTTAATCAGGGGCTGAAACTTCTCTCATTACTTCGTTGGAAATACCGGGCCCGCGCTCGAGGAATTCCCCGTCGGGGCCGTAGATAATAAAGTAGGGGATAGACGGAAGCTTGTAATACATTACGAGGGGGTTCTCCCAGTTTATTATGTCTATCTCTCTCAAAGCGAGCTTCTCGCCGCTTTCGACGAAATCTTCGAGCTTCGGTTTCAATACCCTGCAGGGCCTGCACCAGTCGGCATAAAAATAGAATGCCGTATACTTTCCGGGCACCAGATGCTCGATAAGGTCAATGAGCGTCCCCCTGCTTATGACCTCTATCTTGTCGAACCCGCTCTGCGATCCGGCGAGGTCGTAAATATTCGATTCATCGGCGCTTGAGTGCGATCCCGGCGTCTGCCGGCTTTCGTCGTCCTGTATTTCGGTTTCGGCGTGCGCGGAATAAGACAACATTAGTACGATAATTCCTGAAGCGGCGATCAGGCTTAACTTCGATTTCATCTTCGGTCTACCTTCGGCTTTTTGATAAGTATACGTTTTTCACGGCTGGTAACAATCGTCCGTAGGCGGTCAATCGAAAATCAGCGTGCGGTTCCCGTAAACAAGTATCTTCCGTTTGAGGTGGTACCAGATGGCCTGGGAGAGCACTACCTTCTCGAGGTCCCTCCCTTTTCTTATCAGATCCTCGACGCTGTCCTTGTGGGTTATGCGGACGACGTTCTGCTCGATTATGGGTCCCGAATCGAGGTCGGCTGTGACGTAATGGCTCGTCGCGCCGATGATCTTCACGCCCCTCTCGTGAGCCGAGTGGTAGGGCCTTGCCCCGGGGAAGGCCGGAAGGAACGAGTGGTGTATGTTGATTATCCTGTCCGGGTAACGGGATACGAAGTCTTCGCTCAGTATCTGCATATATCTGGCAAGCACGATGAAATCGATATCGTACTCCTTGAGCAAGTCGAGCTGTTTTTTCTCGGACGCCTTTTTGTTTTCCTTCACGCCGGGGGTGACATGAAAATCTATACCGTGCGTCGCGGCTACGGGTTCGAGCTCGCCGTGGTTGCTTATTATGAGAGGTATATCGACGTTCCACTGCTCGGACTGCCAGCGGGAGAGGATGTCATGGAGGCAATGGGGGAGCTTCGAGACGAATATGGCCATGCGCGGTGTATAATCGGAGAAATAGAGGCTCCATTTCATGCCGAATTTCTCGGCGATGAGCGTCTGGAAATACTCTCCGATCTTCCCTGCCGGGATCGTGAAATTCTTGAGGTCCCATTCGACCCGCATGAAGAAGACCTTCTCCTGGGTGTCCACGTGCTGGTCGAGGTATATGATATTGCCTTCGTTCTTGAATATGAATTCCGTAATGGCGGCGACGAGACCCTTCCTATCCGGGCAGTGCACCAGAAGTATCGCGGAGCGGTTTTTATCGTTCTCTTCTTTCCTTCTCATCCCTTTTCGCTCTTTGCTTCGCCCGTATCCCGGACGGGTCAGTCCCTTCCCATCAGCTCGTAAATCTCGTCGTCCGAGAGTCCGAAGTAATGCCCGAGCTCGTGCTTGAGCACTTCGTCGATTCTTTCCTCGATCTCACGGTCGTTCCTGCATACCTTCTCGATGTCTTTCTGATAGAGCACTATTTCGTCCGGCAGCCTTATGCCCTCCCACACGCTGCGGAGATGCAGAGGGGTCCCCCTGTATAGTCCGAGCAGGAGCCCTTCGCCCCTTATTTCAAGTTTTTCCTTGTCGTCTGCGGTGGGGTGATCCTCGACCTTGATAACCACGTTATCGATCTTGTTCCTGAACTGTTCCGGTATCTTTTGATAAGCCCTTTCCACCAGGTCTTCAAACTTTTTTCTGTTCAAATCGTCCAATCTGCAATCTTAGGGGATTTAATACGTTAATCATATTATAGTATGATGCGCGCGCTTTCAATCGCCGGGACAACTAACCGGATTTGTTCCTAGTCTTCGGGGGAGCATCATAGACTCTATCCGCGGGTACCGCGATTTCATCGAGCACATCAGCGACAACCCGGTGAAAAGGGTCAAATTTCCCCTGCGATATTTCAAGGAGCGTTTCCTTGAGGATGCCTTCGAGCCTGTTGCCGGGTCGTGAGGGTCTGTCCATGCCTAATAATAAAAATGTTGAACTTACGAGAAAG from Thermodesulfobacteriota bacterium includes these protein-coding regions:
- a CDS encoding cupin domain-containing protein yields the protein MLTKKLADHLIVHSPYCGEIREIISGRDYDKLGIAVAVDIKPTTAHYHKTFDEIYFVLDGELELEFYDPDADKTWNEVLSANELVVVSKGVHHKVVRASDHNRLCVVSVPPFHADDENPSAKI
- a CDS encoding MoxR family ATPase, translating into MKFEGTENYISTRDLNLAVNASITLQRPLLIKGEPGTGKTMLAFEVAEALGKELITWHVKSTTTAQQGLYEYDAVSRLRDSQLGDERVNDISHYIKKGKLWEAFDSDEQVVLLIDEIDKADIEFPNDLLLELDRMEFYCYELHKTIRAKERPIVIITSNNEKELPDAFLRRCFFHYISFPDRETLKAIVKVHHPKLEDKLIDNAMGIFYDLREIDGLKKKPSTSELIDWLKLIIVGKITEAELGSVDLAEKLPPFAGALLKNEQDQELLTRIRLRFRR
- a CDS encoding VWA domain-containing protein, producing MFLDFFLLLKKDGIPVTIKEYLTFLEALDEGIAEYSVDDFYYLSRTSLVKHEHHLDRFDLLFKYFFEGVEKINVDDLMKIPGDWLRKSFVNALTDEEKALIKSMGGLDKLLERLKELMREQKSRHQGGNTWIGTGGTSPFGAYGFNPEGIRIGQEEGRNRRAVKVWDKREFKDLDDGIELQTRNMKMALRRLRILTREGVKEELDLEKTIDRTSRNAGLLELEMVPAKKNNVKVLLFLDIGGSMDDHIELCSRLFSAAKYEFKHLEHFYFHNCLYEFVWKNNRRRWQETVPTFQVLHTYNSDYKVIVVGDASMSPYELLYQNGSVEHNNDEPGFVWLERLKSQYPDIVWLNPVPVKQWKYTESIGMVRKFMNDRMFPLTLSGLQNAIKALKDKKVKFEGH
- a CDS encoding VOC family protein, whose product is MPLAIDHINIVVSDLERSVKFYTELLGFNESKRAHLEGEWIESIVGLNGVVADVAFIVAPAGEPRIELLCYKTPQGEAIPANSLANTVGIRHIAFRVDDIYAASEKLKNAGVKLIGEPVVVPETVVTHDAGHKMLCYFHDPDGVLLEITEYK
- a CDS encoding thioredoxin family protein, which translates into the protein MKSKLSLIAASGIIVLMLSYSAHAETEIQDDESRQTPGSHSSADESNIYDLAGSQSGFDKIEVISRGTLIDLIEHLVPGKYTAFYFYADWCRPCRVLKPKLEDFVESGEKLALREIDIINWENPLVMYYKLPSIPYFIIYGPDGEFLERGPGISNEVMREVSAPD
- the purU gene encoding formyltetrahydrofolate deformylase encodes the protein MRRKEENDKNRSAILLVHCPDRKGLVAAITEFIFKNEGNIIYLDQHVDTQEKVFFMRVEWDLKNFTIPAGKIGEYFQTLIAEKFGMKWSLYFSDYTPRMAIFVSKLPHCLHDILSRWQSEQWNVDIPLIISNHGELEPVAATHGIDFHVTPGVKENKKASEKKQLDLLKEYDIDFIVLARYMQILSEDFVSRYPDRIINIHHSFLPAFPGARPYHSAHERGVKIIGATSHYVTADLDSGPIIEQNVVRITHKDSVEDLIRKGRDLEKVVLSQAIWYHLKRKILVYGNRTLIFD
- a CDS encoding metallopeptidase family protein, which translates into the protein MNRKKFEDLVERAYQKIPEQFRNKIDNVVIKVEDHPTADDKEKLEIRGEGLLLGLYRGTPLHLRSVWEGIRLPDEIVLYQKDIEKVCRNDREIEERIDEVLKHELGHYFGLSDDEIYELMGRD